In a single window of the Litorilituus sediminis genome:
- a CDS encoding substrate-binding periplasmic protein, with the protein MKFITVFLWLVFLSPMAKAQEPVELIVAADYWCPFNCQPQSNQPGYMIEVAQRVFAQHNIKVNYQIIPWSRALTMCRQGEIAAVVGGYQSDAPDFIYPSVEQGMIGFSFFSLRHINWRYLGLASLEDKRLAIAYDYAYSTELGSYIKKNQANKDKLFIAYGEQPLKKNIQLLERDLVDVIIETEPVFWYVSKQINKQHLFRQAGKLQSAQAAYIAFSPAIVESQYYAEILSQGMQRLRESGELASILAKYGLTDWRIRE; encoded by the coding sequence ATGAAATTCATCACAGTTTTTCTATGGTTAGTCTTTCTTAGTCCAATGGCTAAAGCGCAAGAGCCAGTTGAGCTGATTGTTGCCGCTGACTATTGGTGTCCGTTTAATTGCCAGCCTCAATCTAACCAGCCCGGCTATATGATCGAAGTTGCCCAACGTGTTTTCGCGCAGCATAACATTAAGGTTAATTATCAAATTATTCCTTGGTCTCGGGCATTAACTATGTGTCGACAAGGTGAAATTGCCGCCGTTGTTGGTGGTTATCAATCAGATGCGCCTGATTTTATTTACCCGAGCGTAGAGCAGGGTATGATTGGCTTTAGCTTTTTTTCGCTACGTCACATTAATTGGCGCTATTTAGGCTTAGCATCGTTAGAAGATAAGCGTTTAGCCATTGCTTATGATTATGCTTATTCTACAGAATTAGGCAGCTACATTAAGAAGAATCAAGCCAACAAAGACAAGCTCTTTATCGCTTATGGCGAGCAACCGTTAAAGAAAAATATCCAGTTATTAGAACGCGATTTGGTGGATGTTATTATCGAAACTGAGCCTGTGTTCTGGTATGTCAGTAAACAAATCAACAAACAGCACTTATTTCGTCAAGCGGGTAAATTGCAATCAGCACAAGCTGCTTATATCGCTTTTTCTCCCGCTATTGTAGAATCTCAATATTATGCAGAAATATTAAGCCAAGGCATGCAGCGCCTGCGAGAATCAGGCGAGTTAGCGAGTATTTTGGCAAAGTATGGATTAACGGATTGGCGTATTAGGGAGTAA